The Moraxella osloensis genome contains a region encoding:
- the purC gene encoding phosphoribosylaminoimidazolesuccinocarboxamide synthase gives MQKLDLLYKGKAKSVFETDNPDYLILEFRDDTSAFNGERIEQLARKGKVNNRFNAFIMQKLSEAGIETHFEQQLSDEEVLVKRLTMIPVECVVRNYAAGSLVRRLGLQEGQALTPPTFELFYKDDGLGDPMVNDSLAVSLGWATQAQLDEMKALTFKVNDVLSKMFDDGGLMLVDFKLEFGVFKDRIVLGDEFSPDGCRVWDKQTKKKLDKDRFRQSLGDVVEGYEEVAKRIGVSLVDESGG, from the coding sequence ATGCAAAAACTCGATTTACTTTATAAAGGCAAAGCAAAATCCGTCTTCGAAACTGACAATCCAGATTACCTGATTTTAGAATTTCGTGATGATACCTCTGCATTCAACGGCGAGCGTATCGAACAGTTAGCGCGTAAAGGCAAAGTCAATAACCGCTTTAATGCCTTTATCATGCAAAAACTCAGCGAAGCCGGCATCGAAACCCATTTTGAACAGCAATTATCGGATGAAGAAGTGCTGGTCAAACGCCTAACAATGATTCCCGTCGAGTGTGTGGTACGTAACTATGCGGCAGGCAGCCTAGTACGTCGCTTAGGCTTACAAGAAGGTCAAGCGTTGACGCCACCTACCTTTGAATTGTTCTATAAAGATGACGGTCTGGGCGACCCGATGGTAAATGATTCGTTAGCGGTATCACTCGGCTGGGCAACGCAAGCACAACTGGATGAAATGAAAGCCTTAACCTTTAAAGTCAATGACGTGTTATCAAAAATGTTTGATGACGGGGGTTTGATGTTGGTGGATTTCAAACTAGAATTTGGGGTATTCAAAGACCGTATCGTACTGGGCGATGAGTTCTCGCCCGACGGTTGCCGTGTCTGGGACAAACAAACCAAGAAAAAACTGGATAAAGACCGTTTCCGTCAAAGCCTAGGTGATGTGGTCGAAGGTTATGAAGAAGTTGCTAAGCGTATTGGCGTGTCTTTGGTTGATGAGTCAGGTGGTTGA
- the serB gene encoding phosphoserine phosphatase SerB yields the protein MTTNFLYQLNQHFPHSYAITLSAAKFELGLLSQVSETLASLHPAIRLLHQDTLVNELDWQANDTLAQAEQTSPVTTIRWIVTLESDSDINDLPQRIKQIATNNLYHVDINVMPLATLVRPHKLALFDMDSTLIEQEVIVELAKKAGIGEQVDTITESAMRGEIDFAESFTRRVTLLKGLSSEVLEDIIANHITFSPGAKRLISALKNHGYYVVLVSGGFNYFAEYVKNSLGMDESYANDLDIVDNLVTGEITSAIVDGKRKAEILQAVAQRLGIKLSETVAVGDGANDLPMLGLADIGIAYRAKPIVRDQANYAVTVAGLDGVMTVLGLGD from the coding sequence ATGACGACGAATTTTTTGTATCAACTTAATCAGCATTTCCCCCATAGTTACGCGATTACCCTAAGCGCTGCCAAGTTTGAATTGGGGCTATTGAGCCAAGTCAGCGAAACCCTTGCAAGCCTTCACCCTGCCATTCGCCTCTTACATCAAGACACCCTAGTCAATGAGCTTGATTGGCAAGCCAATGACACGCTCGCCCAAGCTGAGCAAACCAGCCCTGTGACGACGATTCGCTGGATTGTGACGCTGGAATCAGATAGCGATATCAACGACTTACCGCAACGGATCAAACAAATCGCCACCAACAACCTCTATCACGTAGATATCAATGTCATGCCCCTTGCGACATTGGTACGCCCGCATAAACTGGCGTTGTTTGATATGGATTCGACGTTGATTGAGCAAGAAGTGATTGTGGAATTGGCAAAAAAAGCCGGGATTGGTGAGCAAGTCGATACGATCACCGAATCTGCCATGCGTGGGGAAATTGATTTTGCCGAAAGCTTTACTCGCCGTGTGACTTTGCTTAAAGGGTTATCAAGTGAGGTGCTCGAAGACATTATTGCCAATCACATTACCTTTAGCCCAGGGGCAAAACGCTTGATTAGCGCATTGAAAAATCATGGTTACTATGTGGTATTGGTCTCAGGCGGCTTTAACTATTTTGCCGAATACGTGAAAAACAGCTTAGGGATGGATGAAAGTTATGCCAATGACCTAGATATCGTCGATAATCTAGTGACAGGTGAAATCACCTCAGCGATTGTAGATGGCAAGCGTAAAGCCGAAATTTTGCAAGCCGTGGCACAGCGTCTAGGCATTAAGCTGTCAGAGACTGTCGCTGTCGGCGATGGCGCTAATGACTTGCCAATGCTAGGGCTAGCTGATATCGGTATAGCCTATCGTGCCAAACCGATTGTGCGCGACCAAGCGAATTATGCGGTAACGGTCGCAGGACTCGATGGGGTGATGACTGTCTTGGGATTGGGCGATTGA
- a CDS encoding PA3496 family putative envelope integrity protein codes for MADPDIDDSFEDDNFDDDDDARLVDDDASGRSRASSLEKRRLIDNLLEEKRLERSLKDSFDDDLDDLDDDDDFDDDEL; via the coding sequence ATGGCTGATCCAGATATTGATGATAGCTTTGAAGATGACAATTTTGATGATGACGATGACGCGCGACTCGTGGATGACGACGCATCGGGTCGAAGTCGGGCAAGTAGTCTTGAAAAACGTCGTTTGATTGACAATTTATTGGAAGAAAAGCGTCTAGAGCGCTCACTCAAAGACAGCTTTGATGACGATCTTGATGACTTAGACGATGACGACGATTTTGATGATGATGAGTTGTAA
- a CDS encoding UPF0149 family protein: protein MDFDDLIDFLDSDDNEFGLSSIATHGFLTASIVGKPLDNWQTYLFEGHEKQVKPEVLSAIEQWRDELQAMLQDEREIELPFDVDETDYLDIENSEISEWSVGFVDAMYASDDEEDDWFDDDDSEEDVAMLTLPMILFSGIDEDQPDMQELLKDPETMSQMAQAIEKNIVELFLLFHTND from the coding sequence ATGGATTTTGATGATTTAATCGATTTTTTAGACAGTGATGACAACGAATTTGGGCTATCGAGTATCGCCACACACGGCTTTTTAACTGCCTCTATTGTCGGCAAACCTTTAGACAATTGGCAAACCTATCTTTTTGAAGGGCATGAAAAACAAGTCAAGCCAGAGGTGTTATCAGCCATTGAACAGTGGCGTGATGAGCTGCAAGCCATGCTGCAAGATGAGCGTGAAATTGAGCTGCCTTTTGATGTCGACGAAACTGACTATCTCGATATTGAAAACTCAGAAATCAGCGAATGGTCAGTGGGCTTTGTTGATGCCATGTATGCCAGCGATGACGAAGAAGATGATTGGTTTGATGATGACGACAGCGAAGAAGATGTGGCAATGCTGACGTTACCGATGATTTTGTTTAGTGGCATTGATGAAGACCAACCGGATATGCAAGAGCTACTCAAAGACCCAGAAACCATGAGCCAAATGGCACAAGCCATAGAAAAAAACATCGTTGAGCTGTTCTTACTCTTTCATACCAATGATTAA
- the argG gene encoding argininosuccinate synthase has protein sequence MNANNSATNNATILQSVPVGQKVGIAFSGGLDTSAALLWMKQKGALPYAYTANLGQPDEEDYNAIPKKADQYGAVKARLIDCRLQLALEGIAAIQCGAFHVSTGGMPYFNTTPLGRAVTGTMLVTAMKEDDVNVWGDGSTYKGNDIERFYRYGLLTNPALKIYKPWLDQTFIDELGGRSEMSQFLIDNGFDYKMSKEKAYSTDSNMLGATHEAKDLEFLDASMHIVEPIMGVAFWDENVKIDKETVTVRFEQGMPVAINDETFDSPVDLILKANEIGGRHGLGMSDQIENRIIEAKSRGIYEAPAMALLHIAYERLVTGIHNEDTIEQYRINGLRLGRLLYQGRWFDSQALMLRETAQRWVAKAITGEVTIELRRGNDYTILNTKSDNLTYQPERLSMEKVEDAAFTPMDRIGQLTMRNLDISDTRAKLALYSQSGLLSNAHGSDVPQLEQK, from the coding sequence ATGAATGCGAACAACAGCGCAACTAACAACGCCACCATTTTACAATCTGTCCCCGTCGGACAAAAAGTCGGTATCGCGTTTTCTGGCGGACTTGACACCTCAGCTGCGCTACTTTGGATGAAGCAAAAAGGCGCGCTGCCATACGCTTATACCGCGAACTTAGGTCAACCTGACGAAGAAGATTACAACGCCATTCCCAAAAAAGCCGACCAATACGGTGCGGTCAAAGCGCGTTTGATTGATTGCCGTTTGCAATTGGCGCTTGAAGGTATTGCTGCAATTCAATGCGGTGCGTTTCATGTCAGCACCGGTGGTATGCCCTACTTTAACACCACGCCACTGGGTCGTGCGGTCACAGGCACCATGCTAGTCACCGCCATGAAAGAAGATGATGTCAACGTTTGGGGCGATGGCTCAACTTATAAAGGCAATGATATTGAGCGTTTTTACCGTTACGGTTTACTCACCAATCCTGCCCTTAAAATCTATAAACCGTGGCTTGACCAAACCTTCATTGATGAATTGGGCGGTCGTAGCGAGATGTCACAGTTCTTAATCGACAATGGCTTTGACTACAAAATGTCCAAAGAAAAAGCCTACTCAACCGACTCAAATATGCTAGGCGCGACGCATGAAGCCAAAGACTTGGAGTTTTTGGATGCCAGCATGCACATCGTTGAGCCGATTATGGGTGTGGCATTTTGGGATGAAAATGTCAAAATCGACAAAGAAACAGTGACAGTACGCTTTGAACAAGGCATGCCTGTGGCAATCAATGACGAAACCTTTGATAGCCCAGTGGATTTGATTTTAAAAGCCAACGAAATCGGGGGTCGTCATGGTCTTGGTATGAGTGACCAAATTGAAAACCGTATCATCGAAGCCAAATCACGCGGTATCTATGAAGCCCCTGCTATGGCGCTGTTGCACATTGCCTATGAGCGTTTGGTCACTGGGATTCATAACGAAGACACCATCGAGCAGTACCGTATCAATGGTTTACGCCTAGGTCGCTTGTTGTACCAAGGTCGCTGGTTTGACTCACAAGCCTTGATGCTTCGTGAAACCGCCCAGCGCTGGGTCGCCAAAGCTATCACGGGTGAAGTCACCATCGAGCTACGCCGCGGTAATGACTATACCATCTTAAATACTAAATCTGACAACTTGACCTACCAACCAGAACGCCTATCGATGGAAAAAGTTGAAGATGCGGCGTTCACGCCAATGGACCGTATCGGTCAGCTCACCATGCGCAATCTAGATATTTCAGATACCCGGGCTAAATTGGCGTTATATAGCCAATCGGGTTTGTTATCCAATGCCCATGGCTCAGACGTACCGCAACTAGAGCAAAAATAA
- the greA gene encoding transcription elongation factor GreA: MQRYPMTPQGHAALEEELKQLKTVDRPRITAAIAEAREHGDLKENAEYHAAREQQGFCEARIRDIEAKLGGAEVIDPLKLPQEGRVVFGVTVVIENLDTEEQKRYKIVGDDEADFKANKISINSPIARGLIGKSEGDEAKIQTPSGEVEYEIVEVLYQ; encoded by the coding sequence ATGCAACGTTATCCAATGACGCCTCAAGGTCACGCGGCTTTAGAAGAAGAGCTCAAACAGCTCAAAACCGTTGACCGTCCACGTATTACCGCAGCGATTGCCGAAGCGCGCGAACATGGCGATTTAAAAGAAAATGCCGAGTACCATGCTGCCCGTGAGCAGCAAGGATTTTGTGAAGCCCGTATTCGCGATATTGAAGCCAAATTGGGCGGCGCTGAAGTCATTGATCCACTCAAACTACCGCAAGAAGGTCGCGTGGTGTTTGGCGTCACGGTAGTGATTGAAAATCTCGATACCGAAGAGCAAAAACGCTATAAAATTGTGGGTGATGACGAAGCGGATTTTAAAGCCAATAAAATCTCCATCAACTCACCCATCGCGCGCGGTCTGATTGGCAAATCAGAAGGCGATGAAGCCAAAATCCAAACCCCAAGCGGTGAAGTCGAATACGAAATCGTAGAAGTCTTGTACCAATAA
- a CDS encoding phosphatase PAP2 family protein, whose amino-acid sequence MRQPSKTFNIILLAAVLAPTTTVYAKSDSEKAGDILHIAIPVAGLGMALAKHDQEGVYQLGKTMATNLAATYALKYATNDTAWGERPNGEDYSFPSGHASDSCAGATFIGQRYGWRYGSMAMIPAAYVGWSRVDADKHHTRDVVAGCALGVVSGLVMTQPFDNATILPWYENKAVGVTISSAW is encoded by the coding sequence ATGAGACAACCTTCTAAGACCTTTAACATCATACTGCTCGCTGCTGTATTAGCGCCAACGACAACGGTATATGCCAAAAGCGATAGCGAAAAAGCGGGCGATATATTGCATATTGCTATCCCAGTAGCAGGCTTAGGCATGGCACTTGCCAAACATGACCAAGAAGGCGTCTATCAATTAGGCAAAACCATGGCGACCAATTTGGCAGCTACCTATGCGCTCAAATACGCCACCAATGACACCGCGTGGGGCGAACGTCCCAATGGCGAAGATTACTCATTTCCGTCAGGGCATGCTAGTGATTCTTGCGCGGGCGCGACTTTCATCGGTCAACGCTATGGCTGGCGCTATGGCTCGATGGCAATGATTCCTGCCGCCTATGTGGGCTGGTCACGTGTGGATGCCGACAAACACCATACCCGTGATGTGGTTGCTGGCTGTGCGCTGGGTGTCGTCAGTGGTTTGGTGATGACGCAACCGTTTGACAATGCGACTATTTTACCTTGGTATGAAAATAAAGCCGTGGGTGTTACCATCAGCTCAGCTTGGTAA
- the carB gene encoding carbamoyl-phosphate synthase large subunit: MPKRTDIKSILIIGAGPIVIGQACEFDYSGAQACKALREEGYRVILVNSNPATIMTDPVMADATYIEPITWQTVERIIDKERPDAILPTMGGQTALNCALDLDKHGVLAKYGCELIGATKDAIEKAEDRNLFDKAMKKIGLECPRAEVAETMEQAFAIQAKVGFPCIIRPSFTMGGSGGGIAYNRDEFVEICERGFDLSPTHQLLIDESLIGWKEYEMEVVRDKKDNCIIVCSIENFDPMGVHTGDSITVAPAQTLTDKEYQIMRNASLAVLREIGVETGGSNVQFGIDPKTGRMVVIEMNPRVSRSSALASKATGFPIAKIAAKLAVGYTLDELSNDITGGLTPASFEPAIDYVVTKVPRFNFEKFPQADSTLSTQMKSVGEVMAIGRNFQESMQKALRGLEIGVNGFDEYLDFNQDDDTIRSTLKVKLKTPTPDRIFYIADAFRFGMSVDEVFEFTRIDPWFLVQIEDIVKTEKLVKETGFGGLTHDNLRQFKRKGLSDLRLATLLGISQKQLRKKRWDLGVYPVYKRVDTCAAEFSTSTAYMYSSYDDECEANPTNNKKIMVIGGGPNRIGQGIEFDYCCVHAALAMREDGYETIMVNCNPETVSTDYDTSDRLYFEPITLEDVLEIVRIEKPEGVIVQYGGQTPLKLARALEAAGVHIIGTSPDAIDRAEDRERFQHMIQQLGFTQPPNALATSTEDGIVKATQVGYPLVVRPSYVLGGRAMEIVYNENELRRYLREAVQASNEAPVLLDRFLDDAIEVDVDCISDGTNVVIGGIMQHIEQAGVHSGDSACSIPPYSLSQEICDVMREQTVAMAKELGVVGLMNVQYAVKDGVVYILEVNPRASRTVPFVSKCIGTSLAQVAARCMAGKSLVEQNFTTEVIPTFFAVKEAVFPFAKFPGVDPILSPEMKSTGEVMGVGQTFGEAYYKAIIGSNDRLPGLPVENEVKKVFLSVRESDKANLVPVAKQFADYGFKLVATSGTQKILTEAGIACERINKVNEGRPHIVDAIKNGEIAIVVNTTEGKQAHEDSFSIRRSALQHKVFNVTTLNAAAAVTQAYKVQLPFDVYKLQALHTQG; encoded by the coding sequence ATGCCAAAACGTACCGACATCAAATCCATTCTTATCATTGGCGCAGGTCCTATTGTCATCGGACAAGCCTGTGAATTTGACTATTCAGGCGCACAAGCCTGTAAAGCCTTACGTGAAGAAGGCTACCGCGTCATTCTGGTTAACTCAAATCCCGCCACCATCATGACTGACCCCGTCATGGCAGATGCCACCTATATCGAGCCTATCACCTGGCAAACAGTAGAGCGTATCATCGACAAAGAACGCCCCGATGCCATCTTGCCAACCATGGGCGGACAAACCGCGCTCAACTGTGCGTTAGACTTGGACAAGCATGGCGTACTCGCCAAATATGGCTGTGAGCTAATTGGCGCGACCAAAGACGCCATCGAAAAAGCCGAAGACCGCAATTTATTTGATAAAGCAATGAAAAAAATCGGCTTAGAGTGCCCACGCGCCGAAGTGGCCGAAACCATGGAACAAGCCTTCGCCATTCAAGCCAAAGTCGGCTTTCCCTGCATCATTCGCCCGTCGTTTACCATGGGGGGTTCGGGTGGTGGTATCGCTTACAACCGTGACGAATTTGTCGAGATTTGTGAGCGTGGTTTTGACTTATCGCCCACTCACCAACTATTGATTGACGAAAGCCTAATCGGTTGGAAAGAGTACGAGATGGAAGTTGTCCGTGACAAAAAAGACAACTGCATCATCGTCTGTTCGATTGAAAACTTTGACCCTATGGGTGTCCACACTGGCGACTCTATCACTGTGGCACCTGCTCAGACTTTGACGGATAAAGAATACCAAATCATGCGTAATGCATCATTGGCGGTGCTGCGTGAAATTGGCGTGGAAACCGGTGGTTCAAACGTACAATTTGGTATTGACCCAAAAACCGGTCGTATGGTGGTCATCGAGATGAACCCACGTGTCAGCCGTTCATCTGCCTTGGCATCTAAAGCCACGGGGTTCCCGATTGCCAAAATCGCAGCAAAACTTGCGGTCGGTTACACCCTCGATGAACTTAGCAATGACATTACAGGCGGCTTGACTCCAGCTAGCTTTGAGCCTGCCATTGACTATGTGGTGACCAAAGTACCGCGCTTTAACTTTGAAAAATTCCCCCAAGCTGACAGCACCTTATCTACCCAAATGAAATCGGTGGGTGAAGTGATGGCGATTGGTCGTAACTTCCAAGAGTCGATGCAAAAAGCGTTACGCGGTCTTGAGATTGGGGTGAATGGTTTTGATGAGTATCTTGATTTCAATCAAGACGACGATACCATTCGCAGTACCTTAAAAGTTAAGTTAAAAACCCCCACACCTGACCGTATTTTCTACATTGCTGATGCCTTCCGTTTTGGCATGAGCGTAGATGAAGTATTTGAGTTTACTCGCATTGACCCTTGGTTTTTAGTGCAAATTGAAGACATCGTCAAAACGGAAAAATTGGTGAAAGAAACTGGCTTTGGCGGTTTGACCCACGACAACTTGCGTCAATTCAAACGTAAAGGGTTATCAGATTTACGCTTGGCAACGCTTCTGGGTATTTCACAAAAACAACTGCGTAAAAAACGTTGGGATTTGGGCGTGTATCCTGTGTACAAACGCGTGGATACCTGTGCCGCGGAGTTTTCGACTTCGACCGCTTACATGTATTCAAGCTATGATGACGAATGTGAAGCCAATCCAACCAACAACAAAAAAATCATGGTCATCGGCGGTGGTCCCAACCGCATTGGTCAAGGTATTGAATTTGACTATTGCTGTGTGCATGCCGCCTTGGCAATGCGTGAAGATGGTTATGAGACCATCATGGTCAACTGTAACCCCGAAACGGTTTCAACTGACTATGACACCTCTGACCGTCTGTACTTTGAGCCTATTACCTTAGAAGATGTGCTTGAAATCGTGCGCATCGAAAAACCTGAAGGCGTGATTGTACAGTACGGTGGACAAACGCCATTAAAATTAGCGCGCGCACTGGAAGCTGCGGGTGTGCATATCATTGGTACCAGCCCAGATGCGATTGACCGTGCAGAAGACCGTGAACGTTTCCAACACATGATTCAACAATTGGGCTTTACTCAGCCGCCCAATGCCTTGGCGACCAGTACCGAAGACGGTATCGTCAAAGCGACGCAAGTGGGCTATCCCTTAGTTGTCCGTCCCTCTTACGTGTTGGGCGGTCGCGCCATGGAAATCGTCTACAACGAAAACGAACTGCGTCGTTATTTGCGTGAAGCTGTACAAGCGTCCAATGAAGCCCCTGTGTTACTTGACCGCTTCTTGGATGATGCGATTGAAGTGGACGTGGATTGTATCTCCGACGGCACCAATGTGGTGATTGGCGGTATCATGCAGCACATCGAACAAGCGGGCGTGCATTCAGGCGATTCAGCCTGTTCAATCCCCCCGTATTCACTTAGCCAAGAGATTTGCGATGTGATGCGCGAACAAACCGTGGCGATGGCAAAAGAGCTGGGTGTGGTGGGCTTGATGAACGTGCAATACGCGGTCAAAGATGGTGTGGTTTATATCCTTGAAGTCAATCCGCGTGCCTCACGTACGGTGCCTTTCGTATCAAAATGCATCGGCACTTCACTTGCACAAGTCGCTGCGCGTTGTATGGCTGGCAAAAGCTTGGTGGAACAAAACTTTACCACTGAGGTGATTCCAACCTTTTTTGCGGTCAAAGAAGCGGTTTTCCCTTTTGCCAAATTCCCAGGCGTTGACCCCATTTTAAGTCCTGAAATGAAATCAACGGGTGAAGTCATGGGCGTGGGTCAGACCTTTGGTGAGGCTTACTACAAAGCCATCATTGGCAGTAATGATAGATTGCCCGGTTTGCCAGTGGAGAATGAAGTTAAAAAAGTGTTCTTATCGGTGCGTGAAAGCGACAAAGCCAATTTGGTACCAGTGGCAAAACAATTTGCCGACTATGGCTTTAAACTTGTGGCAACCTCAGGTACACAAAAAATCTTGACCGAAGCAGGTATCGCCTGTGAGCGCATCAATAAAGTCAATGAAGGTCGCCCACATATCGTCGATGCCATCAAAAACGGTGAGATTGCGATTGTGGTCAATACCACTGAAGGCAAACAAGCGCATGAAGACTCATTCTCGATTCGCCGCTCAGCCTTACAGCATAAAGTATTTAATGTGACCACCTTAAATGCCGCGGCGGCAGTTACCCAAGCGTATAAAGTGCAACTGCCATTTGATGTGTATAAGCTCCAAGCGCTACATACACAGGGATAA
- a CDS encoding PhzF family phenazine biosynthesis protein: MQQYPFHLVNVFAETHFGGNPLAVFPHADGLNDEQMQSIAQQFNLSETVFIFAPTDLHGTKAVANLRIFTPNYEMPLAGHPTLGSGFILKSLNDLPSQFVVNTQAKAVEIFTSNSRIQIKIQGYQAKQINADKASLAALSGINTDDFVGHAYFINSGTQQILVELTNRQALANVQIDMAKLRELNIDNPFKTTEEPSIYYWLDDGEAIHSRMFFEQNNSLVEDSGTGSACANLGAYFINQNHYPISKAIHQGDDMGRPNRLTLNVDNEQNIFVGGNVIKVGKGEFYL, from the coding sequence ATGCAACAATACCCTTTTCACCTGGTTAATGTCTTTGCCGAAACCCATTTTGGTGGTAATCCGCTTGCCGTATTTCCCCATGCCGATGGGCTAAATGATGAGCAAATGCAGTCGATTGCTCAGCAGTTTAACTTGAGTGAAACGGTGTTTATATTTGCGCCAACTGATTTACATGGTACAAAAGCCGTCGCCAATTTACGTATTTTTACCCCAAATTATGAAATGCCACTGGCAGGACATCCAACGCTTGGCTCGGGATTTATTTTAAAAAGTCTTAATGACTTGCCCAGTCAATTTGTGGTTAATACACAAGCCAAGGCAGTAGAAATTTTTACCAGTAATAGCCGTATACAAATCAAAATTCAGGGTTATCAGGCTAAGCAAATTAATGCTGATAAGGCTAGTTTGGCAGCGTTAAGCGGTATAAATACGGACGATTTTGTAGGTCATGCTTATTTTATCAATAGCGGCACACAACAAATCTTGGTTGAACTAACCAATCGCCAAGCGCTAGCCAATGTGCAAATTGACATGGCAAAACTTCGTGAGTTGAACATTGATAATCCCTTTAAAACCACCGAAGAGCCATCTATTTATTATTGGTTAGATGATGGTGAGGCTATCCATTCGCGGATGTTTTTTGAGCAAAATAATAGCTTGGTAGAAGATAGCGGCACAGGTTCGGCATGTGCCAATTTGGGGGCGTATTTTATTAACCAAAACCACTATCCGATAAGCAAAGCCATTCACCAAGGCGATGACATGGGCAGACCCAACCGCTTGACGCTCAATGTCGATAACGAGCAAAACATTTTTGTGGGTGGCAATGTCATCAAAGTGGGCAAAGGTGAATTTTATTTATAA
- the carA gene encoding glutamine-hydrolyzing carbamoyl-phosphate synthase small subunit, with product MNTNYAKAILALADGTVFYGRSIGASGHTVGEVVFNTAMTGYQEILTDPSYAQQIVTLTYPHIGNTGTNDEDTESGRIHKVWANGLIIRDLTMVTSNFRSSQSLSEYLINHNTVAIADIDTRKLTRLLREKGAQNGCIMTADSDGQLDEAKAIELAKSFAGIKGMDLAKVCCDQAGFTWTQGSWQLVSPEVSPTCGRFKELGTDIEQKFNIVAYDFGIKTNILRMLVDRGCHVTVVPAQTPISEVLKHNPDGIFLSNGPGDPEPCTYAIDAIKHIITQTDIPLFGICLGHQLLALASGAQTLKMKFGHHGANHPVQDIEAGTVMITSQNHGFAVDEATLPSNVKVTHRSLFDGSNQGIELTDKPAFSFQGHPEASPGPHDCAPLFDKFAAMMAQAKA from the coding sequence GTGAACACGAATTACGCAAAAGCAATTTTGGCATTGGCAGATGGTACGGTTTTTTATGGTCGCAGTATCGGTGCTAGCGGACACACCGTTGGTGAAGTCGTGTTTAATACCGCGATGACAGGTTACCAAGAAATCTTAACCGACCCAAGCTACGCCCAGCAAATCGTCACCTTAACTTACCCGCATATCGGTAACACTGGCACCAACGATGAAGACACAGAGTCAGGTCGCATTCATAAAGTGTGGGCAAATGGACTGATTATCCGTGATTTGACCATGGTAACCAGTAACTTTCGCTCAAGCCAATCACTAAGCGAGTATCTGATTAACCATAACACCGTCGCCATCGCTGATATCGACACCCGAAAACTTACTCGCCTACTACGTGAAAAAGGCGCACAAAACGGTTGTATCATGACCGCCGATAGCGACGGTCAGCTCGATGAAGCCAAAGCAATCGAACTTGCCAAAAGCTTTGCCGGTATCAAAGGCATGGATTTGGCGAAAGTCTGCTGTGACCAAGCAGGTTTTACGTGGACGCAAGGCTCATGGCAATTAGTAAGTCCAGAAGTGAGCCCAACTTGTGGTCGCTTTAAAGAATTGGGCACTGACATCGAGCAAAAATTTAACATCGTGGCGTATGACTTTGGTATCAAAACCAACATCTTGCGCATGCTCGTTGACCGCGGCTGTCATGTCACCGTTGTGCCAGCCCAAACGCCTATCAGCGAGGTACTCAAACACAACCCAGATGGTATTTTCTTATCCAATGGTCCTGGTGACCCTGAACCTTGTACTTACGCCATTGATGCGATTAAACACATCATTACGCAAACCGATATTCCGCTGTTTGGTATTTGTCTAGGTCATCAGCTATTGGCACTCGCTAGCGGCGCGCAAACCTTGAAGATGAAATTTGGTCATCATGGTGCCAACCACCCTGTGCAAGATATTGAAGCAGGTACGGTGATGATTACTTCACAAAACCACGGTTTTGCGGTGGATGAAGCCACCCTGCCAAGCAATGTGAAAGTGACGCATCGCTCATTGTTTGATGGCTCAAATCAAGGCATTGAGCTGACCGATAAGCCTGCGTTTAGTTTCCAAGGACATCCAGAGGCAAGCCCAGGACCCCATGACTGTGCGCCACTATTTGATAAATTCGCAGCTATGATGGCACAGGCGAAAGCGTAA